A single genomic interval of Vanessa atalanta chromosome 12, ilVanAtal1.2, whole genome shotgun sequence harbors:
- the LOC125067909 gene encoding retinol dehydrogenase 13-like — protein MRILDDFTNCENGVRLDGKVAIVTGATSGTGLETAKNLAKRGAKVIIASRSPAKLSDARKNIIKSSGNGNVVARTMDFESLKSVRNFAQEMYLSEPRLDILINNIGAIALEDRLTSDNLHLMMQVNYFGAFLLTFLLYPLMKSSAPSRIVNVSSMALLLGHIDFEHMNDVGKSTFEYYANAKLAEILFTVEMHNRIEGNGVNIYSMDPGLGKSEFFRNSNVTFWKTVLNTGLLIVGRPLDRVATMPVFLAVDPRFFSNNKVLTKRLWEESKRLVRITPEEDWERF, from the exons ATGCGTATATTGGATGATTTTACTAATTGTGAGAATGGTGTGCGACTCGATGGTAAAGTGGCTATCGTCACTGGAGCTACGTCGGGAACCGGTCTAGAAACAGCTAAGAATTTAGCGAAAAGAGGAGCTAAAGTCATAATCGCTAGTCGCAGTCCAGCAAAGCTATCAGATGCTcgaaaaaatatcatcaaaagtTCTGGAAACGGCAATGTTGTTGCTCGAACAATGGACTTCGAGTCTCTCAAATCAGTGCGTAATTTTGCTCAGGAAATGTATTTATCCGAGCCCAGATTGGATATTTTAATCAACAACATTGGTGCTATCGCCTTAGAAGATCGATTGACAAGTGATAACTTACATTTGATGATGCAAGTAAACTATTTTGGAGCATTTTTACTAACTTTTCTCTTGTACCCATTGATGAAATCTTCAGCGCCGAGTAGAATAGTGAATGTCTCTTCGATGGCTCTTCTTTTAGGACACATAGACTTCGAACATATGAATGACGTTGGAAAATCAACTTTTGAGTATTACGCTAATGCAAAATTAgctgaaattttatttacagtggAAATGCATAACAGAATCGAAGGTAACGGGGTTAATATATACAGTATGGATCCAGGTTTAGGTAAATCAGAGTTTTTTCGGAACTCTAATGTAACATTTTGGAAGACTGTGCTAAACACTGGACTCCTTATAGTCGGTAGACCACTTGACAGAGTAGCGACGATGCCTGTATTTTTGGCAGTTGATCCACGG TTCTTTTCTAACAACAAAGTGTTGACAAAACGACTGTGGGAAGAATCTAAGAGATTGGTTCGAATAACACCAGAAGAAGACTGGGAGCGATTTTAA
- the LOC125067770 gene encoding retinol dehydrogenase 11-like, which yields MCETSARLDGKVAIITGGSTGIGYEAAKAIANKGAKVIIASRNETKLIRARDRLEQITGNKNITYKLLDLASLNSVRKFANDTLNIEERVDILINNAGAVGLPDKLTADGLNLTMQVNYFGAFLLTFLLLPMLKNSAPSRIINSSAASMYIGHIDFDHWNDVGLYTSVEVLANSKLAVALFTAELDRRLKDTGVTANTIDPFVVRDTDILNNLPSLTKNISQLFVDVIGQPKEDVGKQITLLAAEPELEKVSGEHYKFCHKWINHWLVSDQQLTEQLWETSKNVVNLTHDEDWEINDI from the coding sequence atgtgtgaaaCAAGTGCACGTCTGGATGGCAAGGTTGCCATAATAACTGGTGGTAGCACGGGTATTGGATACGAAGCAGCCAAGGCTATAGCTAACAAAGGAGCAAAAGTTATCATTGCCAGCCGAAATGAAACAAAACTAATCAGAGCAAGAGATAGACTAGAGCAAATAACgggaaacaaaaatattacatacaaactCCTGGATCTAGCATCTTTGAATTCAGTTAGAAAATTTGCCAACGATACCTTAAATATAGAAGAACGAGTGGATATACTTATCAACAATGCGGGAGCTGTAGGACTTCCTGACAAATTGACAGCAGACGGACTCAATCTTACGATGCAAGTGAACTATTTTGGTGCCTTTTTACTTACCTTTCTGTTACTACCTATGTTGAAAAACTCAGCACCGAgtagaataattaatagttCAGCCGCGTCAATGTACATCGGGCACATTGATTTTGATCACTGGAACGACGTCGGGCTATATACATCAGTGGAGGTTTTAGCGAACTCAAAACTAGCCGTAGCATTATTTACAGCCGAATTGGATCGCAGGCTCAAAGATACTGGTGTCACGGCAAACACTATTGACCCGTTCGTAGTCCGTGATACAGATATTTTGAATAATCTTCCGAGTTTGACGAAAAACATATCGCAATTATTCGTGGACGTGATCGGCCAGCCGAAAGAGGATGTTGGAAAGCAAATCACTTTGCTAGCCGCTGAACCTGAACTAGAAAAAGTTAGTGGGGAACATTACAAATTTTGCCATAAGTGGATAAATCACTGGTTAGTTAGTGATCAACAATTGACTGAGCAGTTGTGGGAAACATcgaaaaatgttgtaaatttgACACACGACGAAGATTGGGAAATCAATGACATTTAG